GAGTCTACACATTCTTTTGTGTCATTGGCACCGTTGTAATTAACAAGCACGATATAAACATTAGGCTCCATACTGACCACCTTTTAGCCCAGACCCTAGTAGGCGCTTTTATATGCACGAAGTGTCAAATCGGAAATTCTCGACCAGTCGAGTTCCTTTAGCTTCTCGTTAAACGCATTGCTGTCACGGAATTTTTCCCGTTTTTCTCTGACCTCAAGCATCGCTTTCCGCAGGCCGTCCTCATCCCCGGCATCGTATAAAACAGCGCAGCCCGGACCCAAATATTCTCTTAACAGCCCTATATCGGGGGCCACGACCGGCTTTGAATACGAAAGCGCGAGTATTGCGGTCCCCGAGGTCGTGATGTCCTTATAAGGAAGAATGATCGAATCGACGATATTGATATAATCGACCAGTTCATTGTCCTCGATATAACCTAAGGACACATGCACATTATCAGTCAGGTGATCAAAAACAGAGACGTCAAAGTCAGCCGAATTCCTGCCGGCAATTAGCAGATGCGATTGTTTGTCACTCACCTCCGCGAAGCTTTTCAGCAGTCTGTCGATTCCTTTGTACGGCGAAATCTGACCGAAGAAAGCATAAATATACGCATCCTCGGGAATGCCGAACTTTTCTCTGACATTGATACCTTTGCTCTTATACACATCCTTATAATGGCCGTGGGGAATAAGCACTACCTTTTGTTCATTTGCGTTAAACAGATTAACTAATTCCGATTTTACCGCATTCCCCATTACGATTTGCTTCGTGCATAAAGATGAAAGCAGCGTCCGCACTATTTTATCGAACTTGTTCTTGCCCGTTGAATGCGGCCACAAATTATGAACGGTCCAAACGACTTTAATACCCTTCATCCTCAAAAAAAATAAAGAGAGCAGAAACGCTGCCGTCTTTATACCGGTTTTAAATATATTGCTGCCTCTATAATGAAAACTTGGCCAATGAAAATGCAATACGTCGCCTTTTTTAATCGTACCGATCTTCTTCTTGCTGAAATGCTCAACTTGAACGCCTTTAGCCTCCAATGAGTCAACCAGCAGCTCAATGTACTTGTTTCCATTCATATACTTCGGCAGCATATATACCTTATATTCGCTCACCTCATAACCATCTCCACTGAAACAAATTCGCAATTCAACTGATCAAATCGTTCTCGCTTGAGCTTGCCAAACCATTCATTGATGTTGCGAAGCTTGGGAGCAATTCTCTTTCTTTGACCAGTACACTTCTCCATAATGAAGAAGTTCTCTTGACCGTATAATGCGCGGTCGCGTTATCGATTGCATTCCTTGACATCTGCTCGAACAACAGCTTATCCTTCTTCAGCTTCAATATAATGCTTTTGATTTCTTCAAATATACCCTCTTCATTCAGTAGGAAGCCGTCCTGCTCATGGGATATGATCGTTTTGGGGCCGATCGATTCAGTCGTTACCGGTACGGCGCCGCATGCCATCGCCTCGATAAGAACGATCCCGAACAGCTCTTCCCAGTTGTGATTCTTAAAGGAAGGGAGAAGCAGCAGATTGGACTCATTATATATGGCTGCCAGTTCTTTAGGGTTTTTGATTTGGCCGTAGTACTTGACATTATCGCTGAGAGAAGCGAGATTCTTAATCTCTTCTTTAAGCGGGCCGTCTCCTACAAACCGCCATTCGATATTGTTCTCACCATGCAGATCGGCGATTAAATCCGTTATCAAGCTGATTCCCTTCTCAGGGATCAACCGGCCAACGTAAACAATAACGAATTTTTCATCCGATTTCTTCGGCTGGGAGAAGAATATATCCTCATTAATACAATGAGGAATGACGGTTGCTCTTTCCGAGTAGCGCGACAATCCTTGAACAACCGGCTTCGTTACCCCGACCACCTGGATATTCGTCAAGAACTTCTCCCACAGCCTCCGCTGCAGATTCATCCGCAGCTTCTTCGGATATTTGGAGAAATCCCAGTACGGCCAGGAGGAATAATACACCGTATTGTGCCTGGTTCTGAGCAGATACAGAAGAAAAATAAACATATCATAAGGCGCTGCGCCTATTATGATACGTTTATTTTTAGTGAATAAGAGATAGATCAGCAAGAACAGGTTGCGCAGGGACCGTTTAACAACAGAGAAGTCTCTCCTGACGATGCCCTTGACAAATTGCCTGACAAAAGTGAACTCGACGGAGACGATATCTTCGTAAAGCTCCTCTTTGTCATTCAAGTAATATAATGCTTCGAAATGTCTTGGCGCCCCGTTCTCATGAATAATATACAGATTATTCTTCATAACATTATTCCCTTCTTTTGGCTAACAATTAAAGAGAACCATGCTTGTTAACGATCGCATCATTCAGCCCTCGATAGATGATTTTGAGCTTCTCCAGCTTTTTGCTTTCAGGCCTGACAACCAGTCTCACATGCTTCTTGAGAAATTTGATGCAGACCCCCACATAAGGGATGAGTCTGTTTACCGGCGAATAGCATTTTCTGATGAAGAAGATACTGTTCCGGATATCGTAGTAGTCGAGTGCGGGCGAGTGATCGTTAAACGAGCTTTTCGTCGAAGCACTGACCTTATGCCATACGATCGATCTCGGTTCGTAGAATACCTTCCAGCCGTATCTTATCGCTCTTCGGCAGAATTCCGTATCTTCATAGTAGAGGAAGAAGTCTTCGTCCAGCACTCCGATCTGTTCAATCATTTTCTTGTTGGCAAGCAGGCTGCATCCGGTAATATAACCGACTTCTTTAACCTCCGAGTACAGCTCGCCTTGAAGATCTTCCTTGTTATAGCCGCTGTGCGAGGACATCCCCAGCTTGTTAATGGCGCCTCCGGCGAACCAGATTCTCTTCGTGCCGTAGAAATAAATTTTCGAGCCGACAATGCCGGTGCCCGGGTTTTCTTTCATCGTTTCGACCAAATAGCTCAGTGCGTCACGGTCCACTATAGTATCATTGTTGATTAGCCATAACAGCTCCGCGCCATCCGCCATAGCCTGCCTGATCGCCACGTTATTCCCGCCGGAGAACCCGACATTGCGCTCCAGCTGGATGAACTTGATGGAAGAAGAATCCTGTTTGTCGATGAACTGCTTCAGCTGCAGTCCGGAATCATTGTAAGAGCAGTTATCAACGACATACAGGTTCATGTTAAAGTAGTTCATCTTCATCAATGAAGTAATGCATTCGATCGTATCGTCGGCGCCGTTAAAATTCACAAGAATAACCCCGACCAGCGGCTCTGCGTTAGCCTTCGCTTCAGCTTCACCCTCTATTGTGCCGCGATAATCGGCGGGCCTGCTGTAGACCAGATTATAATAGGAGGCCGCTACAGCATCCCAGTTATACCTGGCCTTTAACCGTTGTTTCATGCCGTCACTCTGATTTTCCAAACTTATGCTTTCATGAAATTGCGCGGCAAGCTTATCAATGGTAAATTGTTTCCCGTAATCGCCCAACACCTCGCTGCTGAACGGTCCTTCAATCGCAAAGATCCGTTTGCACGTCTGCATCGCTTCCAGCAGCGCCGGGTTAGTCCCTCCGACGGAATTTCCGTGCATGTAACAGTAGGCGCCTTCCCTAAGTGCAGCCAGAACATCCTGATCGTAATTTGCCGGAAAAATTTCTACCCCGCTGGAGCCCGATAACGATTTGATTTGCATCGCATAAGGAGTCTCATCCTTAAACCCGATGATGACCAATTTGTAGCCTTTCTTCCACAGCTCCGATTGCCCGAAAGACACCGCAATCTCATAGGGCAAATTATCAGGTTCAAAGCGCGTGATTTGCAGGAAATATTTATTCGGCTCGACTCCAAATTGCTGCAATATGCGGTCTTTCTTCTCCGGCGGTATATTTCTTGGCTCCGGAGCCCCGTACGGAATAAAATGCGTTTTCTTCATGAAGACCTTTTTATAATATTGCTGAATCGAAATCGAATCCGAAACAAGCGTCCTGCAGAATAAGCTGATGATCAGGGAAGAGAGGAAGTAGTACAGCTTAAACGGCCAGGACCATTTGCCTCTTCTCCACTCAAGCCCGTCGGTATTCACCGCCATCGGAATTCCCGCGATTAGTGTCAGCAGTATGCCGGGAAGGTTTGCATTGTTAAACCAGAACACGAAATCATACTTTTTCCGATTCCGAAGTAGATGAATGCCGGTATTGTAGGACGAAACGAATGTATCCAGCTTTCTTGAGCTGCTTCCTTGTATATATACAAGTTTTCTTCCTTCGTGAGTCTGCGGGTTCGCTTCGTTTTTATTGTTGTCTCTGCAAAAGACATGACAATCGATATTGTTGTCAACGAGCTCTTTCGTTATTTGATCCACTGCCGTTTCAAAACCGCCGTAATTGGCTGGAAGACCCCGAGTCCCGCAGAATGCAACAGACTTTACATGATCATTCATAAAGAACCCTCTTTTACTTTAATATCTTCAATTGCCTCGATATACGAGTCGGCTGCACGGCTCCAAGACCATTTTTTAGATTGTAAAAGACCAAGCTGCTGCATTTTTAATTCCAGCTCCGGGTTATTTAAGACGTTTTCCATTTGATCCGCAATTTGCTCTTCACTGTCCGGGCTGATCAACAGGCCGGCATTGCCGACAATTTCCGGTATTGCTGTGGTGTTAGAAGTAATGACGGGTACACCGGTCGCCATCGCCTCAAGCGGCGGAATGCCGAATCCTTCGGCAAATGTCGGATATACAAACAGCCTCGCCGCACGATAAACGTGAGGTAAATATTCATCATCGATAGAATCGATGATTTTGACGCAATTTTGAAGCCCCAGCTCGTTGATCTTATTAAAAAATTCCTTGAACCCGAAATCCGGTTTCCCGATAATTACGAGAGTGCCGACATCATTCATCCTTTCCTTTAGGCGCTTATAAGCTTTCAATAATTGAATATGATTTTTCCGCGGTTCAATTCTTCCAACGGTTAATATGAAGTCCTTGATTCCGTACTTATCCTGAATTAAATGCCTGGAATAGTCTTTATCATCGATCGTGAATTTACTTAAATCCACTCCGTTGGGCACAATTCGTATTTTCTCTTCCGGCACCCCATACAACCTGACCAATTGGTCTTTGGAATACTTCGACACCGTGTGTATTTGCTTTGCTTGATGAGCCGAGCGTCTTACCAATATTTTGTTTCGTATCACTTCTTGCCGTGTGAAATACTCCGGATGGGTTTCGAATAAAACATCATGGATGGTTACAATCGTGTCGCATGAGACTTTCAGGGGAGTAATATAAGTAGTATGGTACAAGTCAATCTGGAACTCTTTAAGCAAAGGGTTCGTCTCATAAGTCAGTCTTTTCCATTTCGAAGCCGATTTGAAATTAACGTACTCAACATCTTCGCCATATGGATAATCGGAAGCCCAATGTCCAAAGAAATAATACTTTTCGTTACTTTTCCGGGCGACCAATTCACGGTAAAGATTTAATAAGTACGTACGGCTCCCCTGAAATTTCCCTGCGAGTACATGTACGTCTACCCCTAACCTCATACTTCGTTCTCCTTTTCAAAGCCAGTTATCTAGAATGCATCGTTCGTGCCGAACAATACCTTTACCGTCTTCAGTATAATCTTCATATCAAATACAAAGCTTCGTTCCTGTATGTACCTGATGTCGAGTTCAACCATTTGCTTGAAGCTGAGGTTGTTACGTCCGCTTACTTGCCATAAGCCCGTGCAGCCTGGTTTAACCAACAAACGCTTCTTATCATATTTCGTATATTCCTCAACCTCGCGTGGAAGCGGCGGTCTCGGACCGACCAGGCTCAT
This is a stretch of genomic DNA from Paenibacillus sp. sptzw28. It encodes these proteins:
- a CDS encoding DUF1972 domain-containing protein; the encoded protein is MNDHVKSVAFCGTRGLPANYGGFETAVDQITKELVDNNIDCHVFCRDNNKNEANPQTHEGRKLVYIQGSSSRKLDTFVSSYNTGIHLLRNRKKYDFVFWFNNANLPGILLTLIAGIPMAVNTDGLEWRRGKWSWPFKLYYFLSSLIISLFCRTLVSDSISIQQYYKKVFMKKTHFIPYGAPEPRNIPPEKKDRILQQFGVEPNKYFLQITRFEPDNLPYEIAVSFGQSELWKKGYKLVIIGFKDETPYAMQIKSLSGSSGVEIFPANYDQDVLAALREGAYCYMHGNSVGGTNPALLEAMQTCKRIFAIEGPFSSEVLGDYGKQFTIDKLAAQFHESISLENQSDGMKQRLKARYNWDAVAASYYNLVYSRPADYRGTIEGEAEAKANAEPLVGVILVNFNGADDTIECITSLMKMNYFNMNLYVVDNCSYNDSGLQLKQFIDKQDSSSIKFIQLERNVGFSGGNNVAIRQAMADGAELLWLINNDTIVDRDALSYLVETMKENPGTGIVGSKIYFYGTKRIWFAGGAINKLGMSSHSGYNKEDLQGELYSEVKEVGYITGCSLLANKKMIEQIGVLDEDFFLYYEDTEFCRRAIRYGWKVFYEPRSIVWHKVSASTKSSFNDHSPALDYYDIRNSIFFIRKCYSPVNRLIPYVGVCIKFLKKHVRLVVRPESKKLEKLKIIYRGLNDAIVNKHGSL
- a CDS encoding glycosyltransferase family 1 protein, encoding MRLGVDVHVLAGKFQGSRTYLLNLYRELVARKSNEKYYFFGHWASDYPYGEDVEYVNFKSASKWKRLTYETNPLLKEFQIDLYHTTYITPLKVSCDTIVTIHDVLFETHPEYFTRQEVIRNKILVRRSAHQAKQIHTVSKYSKDQLVRLYGVPEEKIRIVPNGVDLSKFTIDDKDYSRHLIQDKYGIKDFILTVGRIEPRKNHIQLLKAYKRLKERMNDVGTLVIIGKPDFGFKEFFNKINELGLQNCVKIIDSIDDEYLPHVYRAARLFVYPTFAEGFGIPPLEAMATGVPVITSNTTAIPEIVGNAGLLISPDSEEQIADQMENVLNNPELELKMQQLGLLQSKKWSWSRAADSYIEAIEDIKVKEGSL
- a CDS encoding glycosyltransferase family 4 protein; amino-acid sequence: MKNNLYIIHENGAPRHFEALYYLNDKEELYEDIVSVEFTFVRQFVKGIVRRDFSVVKRSLRNLFLLIYLLFTKNKRIIIGAAPYDMFIFLLYLLRTRHNTVYYSSWPYWDFSKYPKKLRMNLQRRLWEKFLTNIQVVGVTKPVVQGLSRYSERATVIPHCINEDIFFSQPKKSDEKFVIVYVGRLIPEKGISLITDLIADLHGENNIEWRFVGDGPLKEEIKNLASLSDNVKYYGQIKNPKELAAIYNESNLLLLPSFKNHNWEELFGIVLIEAMACGAVPVTTESIGPKTIISHEQDGFLLNEEGIFEEIKSIILKLKKDKLLFEQMSRNAIDNATAHYTVKRTSSLWRSVLVKERELLPSFATSMNGLASSSENDLIS
- a CDS encoding glycosyltransferase encodes the protein MSEYKVYMLPKYMNGNKYIELLVDSLEAKGVQVEHFSKKKIGTIKKGDVLHFHWPSFHYRGSNIFKTGIKTAAFLLSLFFLRMKGIKVVWTVHNLWPHSTGKNKFDKIVRTLLSSLCTKQIVMGNAVKSELVNLFNANEQKVVLIPHGHYKDVYKSKGINVREKFGIPEDAYIYAFFGQISPYKGIDRLLKSFAEVSDKQSHLLIAGRNSADFDVSVFDHLTDNVHVSLGYIEDNELVDYINIVDSIILPYKDITTSGTAILALSYSKPVVAPDIGLLREYLGPGCAVLYDAGDEDGLRKAMLEVREKREKFRDSNAFNEKLKELDWSRISDLTLRAYKSAY